The following proteins come from a genomic window of Gammaproteobacteria bacterium:
- a CDS encoding ATP-binding cassette domain-containing protein, with protein MQDALPAGTPAVWARGLVRRFGKNLAVDDVSLSIASGEFYGLLGPNGAGKTTTIKMIVGLLRPTAGTAGISEFETWRQPIEVKRRVGVLPEEFNLYDRLTGAELLDFTAAIHHIPKKDAVSRRRELLHLLDLEDTASALIADYSRGMRKKLALAAAVIHAPPVLFLDEPFEGVDPVSARLIRRLLQSYTAQGSTVVFSSHVMDLVERLCTRVGIMLHGKLVTEATPADLKARYGSMEDAFLSAVGAEDLGEGLGWLTASSG; from the coding sequence ATCCAAGATGCTCTGCCGGCCGGAACCCCCGCCGTGTGGGCCCGCGGTCTCGTACGCCGGTTCGGCAAGAACCTGGCTGTCGACGACGTGAGCCTCTCCATCGCCAGCGGGGAGTTCTACGGACTTCTTGGACCGAATGGTGCCGGGAAGACCACGACGATCAAAATGATCGTGGGCCTTCTTCGGCCCACGGCAGGCACCGCGGGGATCAGTGAGTTCGAGACATGGCGTCAACCGATCGAGGTCAAACGCAGAGTCGGCGTCCTCCCCGAGGAATTCAATCTCTACGACCGCCTCACCGGGGCCGAACTCCTGGACTTCACGGCGGCGATTCATCACATTCCCAAGAAAGATGCAGTTTCGCGCCGTCGCGAGCTGCTCCACCTGCTCGACCTCGAAGACACGGCGTCCGCGCTCATCGCCGACTACTCACGAGGGATGCGCAAGAAACTGGCACTCGCTGCAGCAGTCATCCACGCTCCCCCGGTCCTGTTTCTCGACGAGCCGTTCGAGGGCGTCGATCCCGTCAGCGCGCGCCTCATCCGGCGACTGCTCCAGAGCTACACGGCCCAAGGTTCGACGGTCGTGTTCTCATCCCACGTGATGGACCTGGTGGAGCGGCTGTGCACAAGAGTCGGGATCATGCTGCACGGCAAGCTGGTGACCGAAGCAACTCCGGCAGATCTCAAGGCGCGATACGGATCGATGGAAGACGCATTCCTTTCGGCAGTGGGAGCCGAAGATCTCGGTGAAGGACTCGGATGGTTAACCGCCTCGTCTGGCTGA